AACATTGAGCGGCCATCGGCCGCCCATCCGCGTTGCCTCCAAGGGTGTCTACGCGGACGCGCGCTATATAGCGAAGGTCTGTGCACTACGCAAGCGCGTTGAAGGCGCTGTGAGGAATAGAAACGGCCGGGCTCTTGGGAGGAGCCCGGCCGATCCCTGTCTGAAAGAGTAAATGCTTACTGAGACTGAAGTTCCTCAGGGGATTTGTCGGCGATATCCGTCCACTTGTCATTGGCGGCGGTGATCAGATTGGCGCGGTCTGCTTCCCAGCGTTCCTGGATGCCGGGGGCAAGATTGAGATAGAGCTTGTTATCGACGATGCGCCACAGATGCGGGTCGCCGTCAAACTTGAAGCCCATTGCCGTTCCAAAGGCGCAATAGCCGCCATAGGCCGGAGCATAGGCTTCGGGATTGGCGACGAAGAGAGCCTTGTTCTCTTCAGTTTCGAAGCGATAGGTGGCGCCGTTATGTTCAGCAGTAATCTGGAAGTCACCCGGGGTCGGTTCGCCCTTGGTGTGGTAGGCGACGGGATCGAAGCCGCGCAGAGCAAGACCGGTGGATGTGGCATTTACATCAACTCCTGCAGCCAGAGCGGATGTCAGCAGTGCAAGGGACAGGGCTGCGCCTGCAATCGTTGTCTTGAGTACGTTGAGCATAATCGTCTCCTCGGTTCGAGCATTTAAAAATCTGAGCGGGGCCAGGCCACCGCGGCCACCGGGTTGATGTCTCGCGTCCGGCTTGAACAGAGTTGTATAATTAGGAACCAATTGGTACAAAACAAATGAATGTGAGCGAAACTTGATTGAAAAACCAAGCTGAGCTCTTATGACATTCAAGGTCAGCCTCGTTCTGCCAAAACAGATCCGGGATAGAGAAAGAATGGCCAGACCACGCGAATTTGACATGGATACCGCCGTCGACGGCGCGATGCAGATATTCTGGCGGCTCGGCTATTCGGCAACGAACCTGCCGGAGCTTCTGCATGCCATGGGCCTGTCGCGCGGATCGTTCTACAAGGCTTTCGGTGACAAACACTCAGCCTATCTCGCCGCGCTCGATCATTATGACCGTACCTGCATCGGTTCTGCCGTGGCACTGTTGGCTGACCGGTCGATAGGAGACGGGGCGGAACGAATTCTCAAACTCTTCCAGCAAACGGGTTGCGGCGAGGGTATCGCGCCGCGCGGCTGTTTCGTATGCAACGCAATGGTCGAACTTGGACCGCATGATGAGGCTGTTGCAAAACGTACCACGGCGATGTCGAACCGTCTTCAATCGGCGATTTTCGGTGCGCTCAGCGATATGCCCGAAAGCAAGATGGACGATTTTGCGTCGCGACACCGCAAGGCTGCGATCATTGCGCGGCTTTATCTGGGCGCTCAGGCCATGAGCAAGACCGGAGACGCCGACGCGGACTGGAAAAACCTTCTCGGCGAGTTGCTGAAAGATCCCGCCTAAAAGCCCCGGCGCCGACCTGTCAATCGAACAGGCTCGAGACGGATTCCTCGGCTGCGGTTCGCGTGACGGCTTCGCCGATCAGGTTCGCAGTGGTTATGACGCGGATATTGTGTGCATTTTGTACCGCGGTCGTCGGCTGGATGGAGTCTGTGATCACCAGTTCGGTCAGCTTCGATGCGGTCACACGCGCCACTGCGCCGCCTGACAGGACGCCGTGGGTGATGTAAGCGGTGACGCTGGTCGCGCCGTTTTCCAGCAGCGCCTCGGCGGCGTTGCACAGCGTTCCGCCGGAATCGACAATATCGTCGATCAGGATGCAGTCACGGCCTGACACATCGCCGATCACGTTCATGACTTCGGATTCACCCGGGCGGTCGCGCCGCTTGTCGACAATGGCGAGCAGGGAATCGAGCCGTTTGGCAAGTGATCGCGCACGCACCACGCCGCCCGTATCGGGCGATACGACCATGACGTTGGAAACGTCGTAGTTTTCCTTGATGTCCCGAGCGAGGATCGGCACTGCAAAAAGGTTGTCGGTCGGGATGTCGAAAAAGCCCTGTATCTGGCCGGCATGCAGGTCGAGGGTGAGCACACGGTTGGCGCCGGCTTCGGTGATCAGGTTGGCAACCAGCTTGGCCGAAATCGGTGTGCGCGGGCCGGGCTTGCGATCCTGGCGGGCGTAGCCGAAATAGGGAAGCACGGCCGTGATGCGCCGGGCGGATGCACGCCTTGCCGCATCGATCATGATCAGCAGCTCCATCAAATGGTCGTTTGCCGGGTAGGCGGTCGACTGGATGATGAAAACGTCTTCGCCGCGCACATTCTCTTTTATCTCAACAAATATCTCCTGATCGGCGAAGCGGCGGACAATCGCATTGCCGAGGGGAATATTGAGATAGTTGCAGATGGATTCGGCGAGGACTCTGTTCGAATTGCCCGAAAAAAGTTTCATGGCGCGTTGCCTGTGCTGATACCCCGATGGCCGGCGTTTTACCGGCCTTTGGAGCGATTGCAAGGCCCCGATGTCTCAATATGTGATTTTACCCAGAAATCAGCCCCCGGATGAGGCCTGGGCGCTCCAGCTTATATACTCGGCGATGGTGCGGGCAGCGATGGTTTCCATGGTCGCCTCCTGGACCACATCCCAAGGATCGGCGGCCGTTCCTTGCGCCACCTCCTGTCCGCGGATGCGATGAAGGCGCGTTCCGGAGCCGTCAAGAATATCCCAGACGAAGGCGACGGTTGTCTTGTCACCATCGGCAAAGGCCGAAAAATAGCCCTTCAGAATGTGGCTGCCATCGTTGGCGTTGACGATCACCAGCCCCCGGGCTCGCGCTTCCGAGCCTAGCTGACGCGATAGCGGACGAACCGCGTTGACCGGTGCGCCGATTACCGGCGTGAAGCTGATTGTTGACGCATTGCGGGCGGCGGCGGGGCTTGTGTTGCTCACCGGCGTGCTGGCGGTGGTCTGGCTGGAGGGGATGGCCGGCTGATTAGACGTAACCGGCTGATTAGACGTAACCGGTTGATCCGACGTAACCGGCTGATCTGACGTAAACTGGTCGGCGGGCTGAGCTGGCGCGTCCGGGTTGACCTGTGTCTGCTGATTGCCGGTGCCCACATCCGCCCGCGGTATCAGCCAGGAATCGTCCGTCAGCCGGGTGCTGTTGCAGCCGGCGAGCGCAAGCGCTGCAGCAGTCATCACAATTGCAACAACGGGCTTCTTACGCACGCTATACCCTCTCCAAACAAACCAGCCTATCGGACGATCAGATCCAGATTGTGGGCCGAAAGGGGCGCCGGGTCGTCGTCGGTCGTCAGATAGGTATGTCCGAGCGTCATGGCGGTCCCGGACTCCGAGTCCATAATAATCATATGGACAAACAATGACATATCCGCCCGGATGTTTTGTTCATTGCCGGAATAGAACATTTCCCGTTCCATCCAGCTTGGGGTGAACCGCGCACCGAGCGAATAGCCGCATGCATTGAGCCGGTGCCTTGTCAGCCCGCGCTCTTCCATGACCTTTGCATGGGTAGAGAAAACATCGCCGAAATTGTGGCCTGGGCGCAGGACCTGTTCAATTTCCTCAAGTGCTTCACGGCACACATCGTAAAGTTCGAGCTGGCGTTCGGTCGGTTTGCCGATAACGATGGTGCGCATCATGGCTGCATGGTAGCGCGCAAAGACGCCGGCCCATTCAAGTGTCAGCTGGTCGTTTTCATCAAGCACGCGCCTGCCGGACTTGTAGCGGCAAAGCAGCGCATCCTTGCCGGAGCCGATGACAAATTCATTTCCGGGATAGTCGCCACCGCCGGATAAGACCGCTCCTTGCATGGCTGCGAGGATGTCGGCTTCTTTGCCGCCCGGCTTGATCAGCGGAAGGGCTGCGTCAAGCGCGGCATCGCCGAGGCCTGCCGCGGTCTTGATATAATCGATTTCTGCCGGGCTCTTGATCAGCCGAAGGCCGGAAACCAGACCGGATGCGTCCACCAGATCGCCAAAGGACTGCAACTGATTGTCCAGCTTGCGGCAATTGGCTCCGGTCAGCCCGTGGGTATCGTATTCAATGCCGATGCGTGAACCCAAAAGGTCAAGATCGTTGAGCAGGTTCTTCAGCTCCATGGTCGGATCCGCGTTGGCACGGTCCGTCCAGATGGAGATGTCCTCGATAATGGATGTATGGCGGGCCTGACGCAGATCGGCCGATCGCGTCAGCAAGCGCATGCTTCCATCCGACTTGACGATCAGCGTCTGGAAGAAGCAGAAGCCGAACGTATCATAGCCGGTCAGCCAGTACATGCTCTCCTGCGCAAAGAGCAGCATGACGTCCAGTTCGTTGTCTTGCATGGCGTCGAGGAGGCGGCGCATGCGCCAGCCATATTCTTCCCGTTCAAAGTGCTGAGCCAATTTGTCCTCCATCGACAATGCCAATTGCTGAAATCTGTCGGCCGTAGTCCGGCTCGCTTCGGTGCGTGGTGCGCCGGTAGGAAAAGAACCGGTTTTCATCTGAATAGGTGCAATGTCCGCTTAAGTGCGCCTCTACACCCGACAGGGCGATGCGGTCCAGAACAAATTTTTGCAGATCAAAAAGACTGTGCCCATCGCGGCCGGACGGGGAAAAATATGCGCTAAAACCGTTATCACGTTGACGGAAGCGGTCGACAAATTCGGGACCGACCTCGTATTTGCTGCCGCTGATGCAGGGGCCGACGCAGGCGCGCATATGGTCGCGCCGGGCCCCGAGCTGCTCCATGGCCAAGATCGTATTCTCGACGATGCCGTCAAGCGCGCCCTTCCATCCCGCATGAGCCGCTGCGACGACACCATTTTGCGGATCCGACAGCAGGACCGGGCCGCAATCGGCCGTCAATACACCGACCGCGATGCCCGGCGTTGCGGTGACGATGGCGTCGGCTTTCGGTCTTTCGCCATCATAGCTTCCATCAACCACAAACGGTTGTGCGGAATGAATCTGGTGGGTGGTGGCAAGGCGATCGGCAGACAGGCCGAACCAATTGCTTACGCGCTTTCTGTTTTCGGCGACATGGGTACTGTTGTCATCCGAGCCGAGGCCAACATTCAGGCCACGGTAAATGCCCTCGGAAACGCCGCCGTAGCGTGTAAAAAAACCGTGGCGGATAGCCGGTCCGGCACCGCTGGTTTCCAGAAGATGGCTGGTGATCGGTTCAGGTTGCTCCCGGTCGAGCATGGCTGGCCTCTCAGCTTGTCATCCGGCGGGATCGTGATCAAAGTGCGCCTCTGTGTCAATCGCCGGGTTTATTTATGATGGAAACATCGCTTGCGGATTTGTGGTCGATCCGCGCGAACGGTGGAACGGCAATGGCCGGGCTGCTCAGGCCCAGAACCTTGAAAAGACTGCCCATCTGTCCTTGCCCGTCACCGGCCAGCCGGTTGACGGCTTCACCGATTTGCTGCTGGCGCGCCGGGCCTTTTTCGGCACCGAGCGCACCGGCCCGCTCAAGAAGACCGAGTTCCAGCAGGAAACGGGACTGCGTCAGGATCGGCCAGACCTCAACATTGCCAGCCGCTGCCGCGCGCGCAAGCGCGGTGAAATCGACATGGCTGGTCAGGTCACTTTCGCCTGGGGCCTCGAAAACATCGACATAGCGGTGATCGCGCACGGCTTGCAGCGTATCGCCGATGCCGCCGCCGATGAAGCCATAGTCAACGGTCAGGGCGCAACCGCCGTCAGCGGCAAGACGTGCCGCGATACGGCTCATCAGCGCCTCGCGGGCCGGAGCGACTTCCACGATGTCACCTGGTTTTGCCGCAGCCGGCGTATCGCCCGGAGCAAGCGAGGCTGTGCCTGCCTGAAAGACCAAATTGGAGTTGTCGTCCAAAGCAACGGTTCGTTCCCTGAAGCCATTGTCTGTATTGATGAATTGCCTGATCGGTATTGCGTCAAAAAGCTCGTTGCTGAAGAGAAGCGAAAAGCCTCTCGGGGTTTCGTCGATATCGGTGTGCCAGTGGTTTTCGAACGGTGCGTCGTTCAAGGTTTGACGCTGTAGCTCGCTCAGCTGCGGGCTGGTTTCGACTAGGTGCCCCGTGGCGGAAGAGGCAAGGTCGGGTGCGACGCCGGCAAGGGTCCGTTGCACATCGGCCATCAGCGTGCCGCGGCCCGGACCGATTTCGATCAGGCGGACATTGTTCGGCTTTCCGTGGGCCTGCCAGCACAGCGCCAGAAAGATGCCGATCATTTCTCCGAACAACTGGCTGATCTCGGGCGCAGTCGTGAAGTCGCCGCGTGTTCCGAAGGGATCACGGGTTTGGTAATAGCCGTATTCGGGATCGCTGAGGCAGGATGAAAAATAGTCGGCGACGCTCATCGGTCCCATGGTTTCAATAAGCCGTGCCAGCTTGCGGGCAAGGGGTGTGGTCACTTGGCTGCGCCGTCCTCGGCCGCCACGGCGCTCGTCGCGGGTGGTTTGGCATAGGCCATGGCGATCACACCGATTGCCACCATGGGCAGGGAAAGCAGCATGCCCATCGTCAGCCAGCCGCCGAAGAGGTAGCCGATATGGGCATCCGGCTCGCGGAAGAACTCAACAAAAATGCGGCTTGCGCCGTAACCGGCGAGGAACGCACCGCCGATATAGCGGGGGCGCGACAGCCGGCCGAAGCGGAAAATGAGGACCATCAAGACAAAAAACAGGATGGGGCCTTCGAGAATGGCCTCGTAAAGCTGGCTGGGATGGCGTGGTTCCGGCCCGCCGGTCGGGAAGACAACCGCCCATGGCACGTCGCTCGGCCGGCCCCAGAGTTCCGAGTTGATGAAATTGGCGAGCCGGCCGAGGAACAGGCCCACCGGCGCGGAGGCGGCGACAACGTCAAACAGGCTCCAGACAAGGATGCCGCGTTTCCTGGCAAAGATGATCATGGCGACGATCGTTCCGATCAGACCGCCATGGAACGACATGCCGCCTTTCCAGACCTCGAGGATACGCAGCGGATTATGCGCAAAAGCGCCGAAATCATAAAAGAGGATGTAACCGAGCCGTCCGCCCAATACGATGCCGACTGCGGACCACAGGAGGAAATCGTCGATGTCGGCCTGAGTCATGGCCGGTTTGTCGTTGAACCAGAGACGTTCGGTTCCGGCCAGGGTGCGAGCGTAGCGCCAGCCGATCAGTATGCCGGCCACATAGGCAAGGCCGTACCAGTGAATGGCGAGCGGGCCGATGGAGATCAGCACCGGGTCGATGTTCGGAAATGGCATCGCAGCCTGAATGGGGTCCATGGTTCGTCCAAAGGGTCGTCACAGGTGAGGCGGACCATGCAGGCGCCAAAGGCTGCGGTCAAGGGTTGCATCCACAGCACCGAGCGCTTACCTGATGATTGAAGGCAAGCAGGTTTTTCAGATCAGCGGAGGCAAGACAATGACCACAGGCCCAAACCGCATTCTTGATGATTTCGCCAAACTTATGACAGACGCGGCAGGCGCTGCGCAGGGCGTTCGCGGTGAGATCGAAACCGCGTTGCGGACGCAGGCCGAACGCGCGCTTAACTCGATGGATGTCGTGCAGCGGGAAGAGTTCGAAGCGGCCCGCGAAATGGCGGCCCGTGCGCGCGACGAGAATGAAGCGCTTCTTTCGCGCATCGATGCGTTGGAAAAGCGCATAGCCGAGCTTGAAGGCGGCGCAAAGCCAAAGACGACACGGCGCAAAACTGCTGCGGCCGGTAAGGCAAAGTAATTTTTTTGCAATGCGGCCGGCCGTTCTGTCGGGCCGCAAAAATCCTTACGGCTGAATCGTTTACTGGTTCAGCCTCAGGAACTGATTCACCACGTATCCACATGCGATTTCACCGAGCCGCCAATTTGGGGGTGGCGCTGTGACTCTGCCGTTATACACTGATTTTAAATGATGATTCGAGGCGGGCCGCAGACTTCCGTTCTGGGTACATAAAAGGAGCGGCCCTGCAATAGTCAGTAGCGTAAGTTTGTTAATCCGGGTTCAGGTAAGAGCACGGCACGAGGCCGCTGTGCTCAAGCGAATCGAAATTCGGGAGAAAAGGTGCGGCATGAGCCTTTTGGAATTTGAATATGAACGCGAACTCAATCCTGTGGACATGATTGAGTATGTCGCGGCAAACAACGATTGGTCGTTCGAGCGGGCAGGCGAAGACGAGATCGCCATGACCGTACAAGGGCGCTGGTCGGACTATCACATTTCCTTTTCGTGGATGGAGGATTTCGAGGCCCTTCATCTTGCGTGTGCATTCGACATCAAGGTTCCTGACAAGCGCGTCAACGAAGTGGTCAAGCTCCTGCATCTGCTCAACGGGCAGATTCTTATGGGTCATTTCGATTTCTGGCAGCAGGAAGACGTCGTGATTTTCCGCCAGTCGCTGCTTCTGGCAGGCGGTGCGGAGCCGACAAACCAGCAGGTTGAAGTGCTCCTTTCGAGCGCATTGGAAACGTGCGAGCTCTATTTCCAAGCCTTCCAGTTCGTCATATGGTCCGGTATGGACGCCAAGAGCGCCACCGAAACCGTGCTCTTCGAGACTGTCGGAGAAGCCTGACGCCTCAGGAGGCTTGAACAGATATGACATCCGGTTCCGTTGTGCTGGTCGGCGCCGGCAATATGGGCGGCGCGATGATGCGCGGTTGGCTTGCGTCCGGTATAGAGCCCGGATCGATTGTCGTCGTGGATCCATCGCCTCAGCCCGCGATGGCCGAATACCTCAAAACAAACGGTATTCGCCATTATGTATCGGCTCCATCCGATGTGACGGCGTTGGCGCTTGTCATTGCCGTCAAGCCGCAAATGATGGGCACGGTGCTGCCGCAGCTCAAGCCTCTTGTCGGGGCCGATACGGTTTCAATATCCATTGCCGCCGGAACGCCGATCGCAACGATGGAGCGGCATCTTGGCGAGACGGCCATTGTGCGCTCGATGCCGAACACACCGGCAATGGTGGGGCGCGGAATTACGGCGGCGGTGGCAAACGGACTGGTCGACAAGGCGCAACACGACCGGGCACATAGATTGCTGGCGGTGACCGGTCCGGTCGAATGGCTCGACGATGAAGGGTTGCTTGACGCCGTTACGGCCGTGTCGGGCAGTGGGCCTGCCTATATTTTTTACCTGGTGGAATGTATGGCGGAGGCCGGCCGAAAGGCAGGTCTGGATGCCGACCTTTCCATGCGGCTCGCAAGGGCAACCGTATCGGGGGCGGGGGAATTGCTTTTCCAGTCCGACGATGAAGCGGCGACACTTCGCAAAAATGTCACGTCCCCCGGCGGAACGACGGCCGCGGCGCTTGAAGTGTTGATGCGCGAGGGTGGAATGCAGGCGCTCTTCGACGAGGCGCTTGCCGCAGCGGCTCAAAGATCGCGCGAACTGGCGGAACACGGGTGAAGCATGGCTGAGACGATTTCATTGGCTGATTTCGAAAAGGTCGAAATTCGTGCAGGCACGATTGTCGAGGCCGAACCCTTTCCCGAGGCGCGTAAGCCGGCGATCAAGATGAAAGTCGATTTCGGCCCGGAAATCGGTATCCGCAAATCCTCCGCGCAGATCACGAAACACTATGAGCCGCAGG
This portion of the Hoeflea prorocentri genome encodes:
- a CDS encoding YHS domain-containing (seleno)protein, coding for MLNVLKTTIAGAALSLALLTSALAAGVDVNATSTGLALRGFDPVAYHTKGEPTPGDFQITAEHNGATYRFETEENKALFVANPEAYAPAYGGYCAFGTAMGFKFDGDPHLWRIVDNKLYLNLAPGIQERWEADRANLITAANDKWTDIADKSPEELQSQ
- a CDS encoding TetR/AcrR family transcriptional regulator, translated to MARPREFDMDTAVDGAMQIFWRLGYSATNLPELLHAMGLSRGSFYKAFGDKHSAYLAALDHYDRTCIGSAVALLADRSIGDGAERILKLFQQTGCGEGIAPRGCFVCNAMVELGPHDEAVAKRTTAMSNRLQSAIFGALSDMPESKMDDFASRHRKAAIIARLYLGAQAMSKTGDADADWKNLLGELLKDPA
- a CDS encoding ribose-phosphate pyrophosphokinase, producing the protein MKLFSGNSNRVLAESICNYLNIPLGNAIVRRFADQEIFVEIKENVRGEDVFIIQSTAYPANDHLMELLIMIDAARRASARRITAVLPYFGYARQDRKPGPRTPISAKLVANLITEAGANRVLTLDLHAGQIQGFFDIPTDNLFAVPILARDIKENYDVSNVMVVSPDTGGVVRARSLAKRLDSLLAIVDKRRDRPGESEVMNVIGDVSGRDCILIDDIVDSGGTLCNAAEALLENGATSVTAYITHGVLSGGAVARVTASKLTELVITDSIQPTTAVQNAHNIRVITTANLIGEAVTRTAAEESVSSLFD
- a CDS encoding M24 family metallopeptidase, with the protein product MAQHFEREEYGWRMRRLLDAMQDNELDVMLLFAQESMYWLTGYDTFGFCFFQTLIVKSDGSMRLLTRSADLRQARHTSIIEDISIWTDRANADPTMELKNLLNDLDLLGSRIGIEYDTHGLTGANCRKLDNQLQSFGDLVDASGLVSGLRLIKSPAEIDYIKTAAGLGDAALDAALPLIKPGGKEADILAAMQGAVLSGGGDYPGNEFVIGSGKDALLCRYKSGRRVLDENDQLTLEWAGVFARYHAAMMRTIVIGKPTERQLELYDVCREALEEIEQVLRPGHNFGDVFSTHAKVMEERGLTRHRLNACGYSLGARFTPSWMEREMFYSGNEQNIRADMSLFVHMIIMDSESGTAMTLGHTYLTTDDDPAPLSAHNLDLIVR
- the pgeF gene encoding peptidoglycan editing factor PgeF; translation: MLDREQPEPITSHLLETSGAGPAIRHGFFTRYGGVSEGIYRGLNVGLGSDDNSTHVAENRKRVSNWFGLSADRLATTHQIHSAQPFVVDGSYDGERPKADAIVTATPGIAVGVLTADCGPVLLSDPQNGVVAAAHAGWKGALDGIVENTILAMEQLGARRDHMRACVGPCISGSKYEVGPEFVDRFRQRDNGFSAYFSPSGRDGHSLFDLQKFVLDRIALSGVEAHLSGHCTYSDENRFFSYRRTTHRSEPDYGRQISAIGIVDGGQIGSAL
- a CDS encoding class I SAM-dependent methyltransferase, with the translated sequence MTTPLARKLARLIETMGPMSVADYFSSCLSDPEYGYYQTRDPFGTRGDFTTAPEISQLFGEMIGIFLALCWQAHGKPNNVRLIEIGPGRGTLMADVQRTLAGVAPDLASSATGHLVETSPQLSELQRQTLNDAPFENHWHTDIDETPRGFSLLFSNELFDAIPIRQFINTDNGFRERTVALDDNSNLVFQAGTASLAPGDTPAAAKPGDIVEVAPAREALMSRIAARLAADGGCALTVDYGFIGGGIGDTLQAVRDHRYVDVFEAPGESDLTSHVDFTALARAAAAGNVEVWPILTQSRFLLELGLLERAGALGAEKGPARQQQIGEAVNRLAGDGQGQMGSLFKVLGLSSPAIAVPPFARIDHKSASDVSIINKPGD
- the lgt gene encoding prolipoprotein diacylglyceryl transferase, encoding MDPIQAAMPFPNIDPVLISIGPLAIHWYGLAYVAGILIGWRYARTLAGTERLWFNDKPAMTQADIDDFLLWSAVGIVLGGRLGYILFYDFGAFAHNPLRILEVWKGGMSFHGGLIGTIVAMIIFARKRGILVWSLFDVVAASAPVGLFLGRLANFINSELWGRPSDVPWAVVFPTGGPEPRHPSQLYEAILEGPILFFVLMVLIFRFGRLSRPRYIGGAFLAGYGASRIFVEFFREPDAHIGYLFGGWLTMGMLLSLPMVAIGVIAMAYAKPPATSAVAAEDGAAK
- a CDS encoding accessory factor UbiK family protein; this encodes MTTGPNRILDDFAKLMTDAAGAAQGVRGEIETALRTQAERALNSMDVVQREEFEAAREMAARARDENEALLSRIDALEKRIAELEGGAKPKTTRRKTAAAGKAK
- a CDS encoding YbjN domain-containing protein → MSLLEFEYERELNPVDMIEYVAANNDWSFERAGEDEIAMTVQGRWSDYHISFSWMEDFEALHLACAFDIKVPDKRVNEVVKLLHLLNGQILMGHFDFWQQEDVVIFRQSLLLAGGAEPTNQQVEVLLSSALETCELYFQAFQFVIWSGMDAKSATETVLFETVGEA
- the proC gene encoding pyrroline-5-carboxylate reductase; translated protein: MTSGSVVLVGAGNMGGAMMRGWLASGIEPGSIVVVDPSPQPAMAEYLKTNGIRHYVSAPSDVTALALVIAVKPQMMGTVLPQLKPLVGADTVSISIAAGTPIATMERHLGETAIVRSMPNTPAMVGRGITAAVANGLVDKAQHDRAHRLLAVTGPVEWLDDEGLLDAVTAVSGSGPAYIFYLVECMAEAGRKAGLDADLSMRLARATVSGAGELLFQSDDEAATLRKNVTSPGGTTAAALEVLMREGGMQALFDEALAAAAQRSRELAEHG
- a CDS encoding tRNA-binding protein — translated: MAETISLADFEKVEIRAGTIVEAEPFPEARKPAIKMKVDFGPEIGIRKSSAQITKHYEPQALVGRQVMGVVNFPPRQIGPVMSEVLVLGFPDEEGEVVLAAIDKPVPDGGRLF